One Flavobacterium sp. 90 DNA segment encodes these proteins:
- a CDS encoding GNAT family N-acetyltransferase, producing the protein MTTTYSFRIYNSTSLLPLEWNSLAVDNIFLTREYLEVLENSCPVNMICHFIGIFSDDKLVGIALTQFLFAEKLESFGERDQCLKTSVRNFAFKNFASHVLFVGNNMLTGQNAFAFNKEASQPKLIKTLHKAINQLKKELKSSGKKVHITSIKDFTAKEIEPLQAEFKNNYTFSTQPNMVFEINKNWSSEQDYIDALSKKYRDQYKRARKKADGIVKQKMGLADIKKYEDVIYDLYFHVAKNAPFNTFFLARNHFSFFKEIMKDDFLFYGYFLEEKLIGFNTLIKNGNVMDTYFLGYDETIQREKMLYLNMLYDMIAYSINQGFSEIVFARTALEIKSSVGAKPIKMYGLITHSNTLINHNIAKLFNYLEPKTDWQERNPFK; encoded by the coding sequence TTGACTACAACTTATTCTTTCCGGATTTACAACAGCACATCATTACTGCCTTTAGAATGGAATTCGCTGGCTGTAGATAATATTTTTTTGACCAGAGAATATCTTGAAGTGTTAGAAAATTCTTGTCCTGTAAATATGATTTGTCATTTTATTGGAATTTTTAGCGACGACAAACTAGTCGGAATTGCTTTAACTCAATTTTTATTTGCCGAAAAACTGGAATCCTTTGGAGAACGCGATCAGTGTTTAAAAACTTCTGTGCGCAATTTTGCTTTCAAAAACTTTGCTTCACATGTTTTATTTGTTGGCAACAATATGCTTACAGGTCAAAATGCCTTTGCTTTTAATAAAGAAGCCAGCCAGCCAAAACTGATAAAAACATTGCATAAAGCAATTAATCAGCTTAAAAAAGAACTAAAATCAAGTGGAAAAAAAGTTCATATTACAAGTATAAAAGATTTTACTGCAAAAGAAATCGAGCCTTTACAAGCCGAATTTAAAAACAATTATACGTTTTCGACTCAGCCTAATATGGTTTTCGAAATCAATAAAAACTGGAGTTCTGAGCAAGATTATATTGATGCTTTATCCAAGAAATACAGAGATCAATACAAACGCGCCCGCAAAAAAGCCGACGGAATTGTAAAGCAAAAAATGGGTCTGGCTGACATTAAAAAATACGAAGATGTAATTTATGATTTGTATTTTCATGTGGCCAAAAACGCTCCTTTTAATACTTTTTTCTTAGCCCGAAATCACTTTAGTTTCTTTAAAGAAATTATGAAAGATGATTTCTTATTCTACGGGTATTTTCTGGAAGAAAAATTAATAGGTTTCAATACATTGATCAAAAACGGAAATGTAATGGACACTTATTTTTTAGGATATGACGAAACGATTCAGCGCGAAAAAATGCTGTATTTAAATATGTTATACGACATGATTGCGTATTCTATCAATCAGGGTTTCTCTGAGATTGTTTTTGCCAGAACTGCACTTGAGATTAAAAGTTCTGTAGGAGCAAAACCAATAAAAATGTATGGTTTAATTACGCATAGCAATACTTTGATCAATCATAACATTGCGAAATTATTCAATTATCTTGAGCCTAAAACCGATTGGCAGGAACGAAATCCTTTTAAGTAA